The Triticum aestivum cultivar Chinese Spring chromosome 6D, IWGSC CS RefSeq v2.1, whole genome shotgun sequence genomic sequence GAATGATCTGGCCGCCCTGAATTCCACCGAGTactgcgggtcctcctcctcctcttcttctgccgTCGCCTTCGTAGGGTTCGAGCTCCCGCACATCTCGCCAGTGGATGGCTGGGCGCCGCCGTCAGCATCGCTCGACTTCGCCGGACTCATGTCTGCGACGGGGGGCGGGGACGGTGCGCCGCACGACCGGGAATAGGGGAGAATAAGGGGGAAACGGGGGAAGAAGACGGGGGATAAGAGGAAACAGAACGAACGGCGCCGTCTAACGGCGTCTAACGGCTGTCCGACCAGCTGACAGCGCCACGTCGGCAAaaaccgggccccacctgtcataaatccactTATCGGTGcccgatccgccgatcagtggtATTTGCAAATTGTTTATGAGAGAGTTGGTGTTTTTTGCCAAGAAACTGTAACGTAGTGATTTCTGCTAACCTAGCCCTCAaactggtggttttctgcaatttactcCCGCTGACCTCTTCCTCCCGGTGCGTGATGGCGTTGCCCTCGACGCGGACCCTGACGTTGCCGAGCGCCTTGGCTTGGACCTACTGCGTTTTTTAGTAGCGATTCACGTTGCCTGCTGCGAGGATTTCTATCGACCagtcccgccgcctccgccgccgcgtcaTTCTCCCGGCCCCGACTCCGATGGTGGCGCCGGCCCCGGCCAGGACTCACCACCCTGCCCCGAGCCTTGGCCGCGCCTCTACAATCACCCTCCTGCGCCACCGTGACGTGATGCTGTCGGCCCCTCACGCCGGTCCGGCCGTTCCAATCGCCGCCGTGGTGGTCGTCGCCGCAACCGCCCGCTCGCCGTTTCACGCATCTGGCATGGGGTCCTCGGACCGTACCCACCGGTCGTACCTGCCGTCACACGGGCCCCGGCAAGGCTGCGCTTGGGGGACAAGGCGGCTTTCCAGAAAGCCGTGGTGGACGTGGGCCCGGTGGTGGCCGTTGGGCGTCCCGCCCCGTCCGAGCCCAGGGGAGCGGCCAGTTCAAATTTGGACTCCACTGACCAGGTCGTCGCTCCCGCGCCTACCGCTACATGCTAATGCGTCCTCGCCCGACACGCCTGCGCACCTTCTCGAGACCGGCGCTTGCTCCCAGATTGATCCCGCACCCGTGGTCTCTTCTGGCCCGCCTCTGCTCTACGCAGCCCCACCGGGATTCGCGACCCGCCTGTCAGCCAATCCCGAGGAGGGCGGCAACGGGccaccctcccctccccctgctgGGCAGTTGGCCCTGTCTGGCCAGGCCGCGGGGCCCCCGAGCCCTTCGCGCGGCCCCGCCATTGGGCCATGCGCCGTACCCTCCTTGGATCCTGCTGCGCACGATTCGCCCGCACCGATCCCGAGTGATCCCGTGCCCGCGACGATAGATCCCACCCATGCAGCCGCTCCGGACTCGCCACGTGGAGGGCATGCCGACGTGGAGCCCCTGGATGCGTTATTAGAGTCCATCCAGCGACCGATCATGTAGATTCTTCCTGCGCCTCCCTCCCGCAGCCGTAGAAAGGAGTTGCCGCCAAACTTCACGCCTCAGAGAAGTGGCAGGATCGCCAAGGTGGACCGCGGGCTCAGCTCCGAGCTCAAGGCCAAAAAGTTGCTTCTTCGTCGCCTCGGGCTCGTCTCGGACGACGCCCCCATCTCTGCAGTAACCTGGCGAACGACGAGCGCCTCTTCCAAAGGCCGCTGGCGCATGACGTGCTACAGGCGTTCACCGACCTCTTCGGCTGTCGCATCCCCAAGCTGCTCGACCCGCCTACCGGCTCGCTCCCCCCTGCCTCACGCTGTCGAGGCCTAGTGGCTGCCTAGGCCACCTCAAGACTCCATCTTTTCTCCATGGATAACAACATTCGTATTGTATTTTGGAACGTGTGTGGCCTCAATGCCCCGGCCAAGCGCACCGCCGTTCGCAGCGTGATCATCGCTGCTTCACCTTGTATCGTTTGCATCCAAGAGACTAAGATGGCTTCTCTTTCGTCCTCGCTTGTCACTGAGACGCTCGGCCCGTCCATTTCTGAGTTCTTCTTCCTGCCCGCGGATGGGACCTGTGGGGGTATCCTGCTTGCTTGGCGCCCGGACATGATCGTGCTTTCCGATCCATACCGCGGCGACCACCACATCACCGCCTTGGCCTCCTCTCTCGATGGCGCCCAACATTGGTGGCTCACTGGTGTATATGGCCCACAAGGAGATGATGACAAGAGTGCTTTCCTCGGTGACCTTAGTGAGGTCTGATCGTTGCGCGCTGGCCCTTGGATCCTTGGTGGCGACTTTAACATGATCTCAGGGACGGCGGACAAGAATAACTCCCGGCTCAACCACCGGGTCATGTCCCGGTTCCGCCGCTTCCTCGCTGATGAGGAGCTGCGCAATATCTATCTGCACGGGCGGCGATATACTTGGTCGAGTGAGCATTGCACCCCAACCCTCGCGCGCATCAACAGGGTACTCTGTAACTCTGCATGGGAGGCGCTCCACCCGCATTGCATGCTCTGCTGCCTCTCCTCCGCAGTGTCTGACCATGCGCCTCTCCTCCTAGACTGCACTATGCGCTCGCCTGGCACCAGGAGATTTCACTTCGAGAGGTTCTGGCCGCGCACTGATGGCTACAAGCAGGTCGTGATCGAGGCCTAGGCTATCGCGGCGGATGAGCCAGACCCATTTCGGAGATTGGTGGCACATCTAAAAAACACCGCCTAACGCCTAAAGGACTGGAGTGCGAAGAAGATTGGGGATGTGTCCCGGCAGCTTCTTGTCGCTCGCGAGCTGATTGCGCGCCTCGACGCAGCGCAAGACTTACGATCCCTCTCCCCAGCCGAGGCTTGGCTGCGTAGGCGCCTCAAAGGGGCGTACCTCAGGCTCGCTTCGCTCGAGCACTCGATCTCGCGCCAGCGTGTCAGGCCCTCCTGGCTGCGGGACAGCGACGCGGGCCAGAAGTTCTTCCGGGTGCATGCGGCGCACCGCAAACAGAAGAACCGGATCTTCGAGTTGCAAGTGGGGGACACCTCCGTCTCCGACCCTGCCGCACTTGCTGAAGCTGCCTATCATCACTTCACCGGCATCCTTGGAACGACGGAGTCGCGGCCTTTCTCCATCGACCTCTCCGCGGTCCACGTTGGGCCTTTTGACCTCTCTGGCCTCGACGCACCTTTCTCCGAGGACGAGATTTGGGTTGCGGTCAAGAGCTTGCCGCTCGGGAAGGCGCCAGGCCCCGATGGATTTACCGCCAAATTCCTCTGGAGTGCTTGGGACGTGATCAAGCATGACATATGTGCCGTCTTCAACAAACTCTATGAGCTCAACGGGCGTTGTTTCCAGCGGCTTAACGAGGCGCTCCTCACCCTTCTTCCGATGAAGCAAGATGCGGCGTCTCTCTTTGACTATCGCCCCATTAGTCTCATTCATATCATCGCGAAGCTGTTCGCGAAGGCGCTCTCTCTTCGGCTGGCACCCCATTTGGGCAAGATGGTTTCCATGAATCAAAGTGCATTCATTGCCGGCCGAAGCATCCACGACAACTTCCTCCTCGTTCAACAATCGGCTAGACTCCTTCACAACCTGAAGATGCCGCGGATGCTTCTCAAGCTCGACATCGCGAGGGCATTCGACTCGGTGGCGTGGCCTTTTCTGCTCGACACGCTGCAGCATCTGGGCTTTGGAAACCAATGGTGCAAATGGATCTCCATCCTACTGTCTACCGCGCCGACGCGTGTGCTCGTCAATGGTGTCCCCGGGCCGCCAATTCTTCACGCATGCGGGCTGCGGCAAGGGGACCCTATTTCCCCAAtgctcttcttcatcttcatcgaCGTGCTCAACTCGCTTCTTCAGCGACCTGTCGAGCAAGGCCTCCTCCAGCGGCTGACCGCAAGGCACCTGCCATCGAGTGTTTCCCTCTATGCCGATGACGTTGTCATCTTCAGCCACCGCGACACCTGCGACATCCGCACCATTCGCCGCGTGCTGGACATCTTCAGCAAAGCGTTCGGGCTCCGCACAAACTTCGCCAAGTGCTCGGCCTCACCCATCCGATGCGCCGAGGAGCACATCGCCACGATCGCGACTGAGATGGCGTGCCCGATTGCCCACTTCCGGATGAAGTACCTCGGCCTCCCGCTCTCCATCCGCAAGCCCTCGACGATCGACCTCATGCCACTCGTCGACAAGCTTGAGAAGAAGCTCTCTACTTGGCTTGGGTCCATGCTCTCCGTAGGGGATCGCCTCGTGCTTTGTCGACATGTCCTCTGCGCCATGACCATCCACATCCTCGTCGCCATCGTCGTCAACAAGTCCATCCTCACTCGGGTCAACCAGATCATTCAAGGCTTCCTTTGGGTTGGCCGCAAAGACGCGCGTGGAGGGTAGTGCTGTGTGAATTGGGATCGGGTGTGTCGCCCCACCTTTCTCGGCGGCATGTGGATTCGCGACCTGCAGCGCGCTCGCGTCGCTCTGTGCACCCGATGGCTCTGGCTCCAGCGTACCGATGCTTCGCGCCCCTGGAGTCAGCTTCACCTTCCCCATGATCCTGCGGCCTCACAGATTTTTCGAGCCTCCACCGCCTGGGAGGTCCGCGATGGCCGTACCTGCAAGTTCTGGACTGACCCCTGGATTGAGGGCAAGGCCATCCCCGAGCTAGCTCCTCTCGTGTTCTCCTTGGTTTCTAGACGTCACCGCCGTGATCGAACAGTGGCCGAGGGCCTACCTGGGCGTGCTTGGGTGCATGACATTGCCGGCGCGCTCGGCCCGGCCGCCCTACTTCAGTACATCGACCTTTGGCGTGCGCTGCAAAATGCAACCCTCACAGATGGGCCTGATATGCTGCGCTGGAAGTGGACGGAGTCCGACATCTACTCCGCCAAGTCCTGCTACCTAGCGCTCTTTCATGGTTCTACGACAGACGCTTCATGGAAGCTCACCTGGAAGACATTGGCCCCTCTACGCATCAAGGTCTTCATCTGGCTTGCCTTACAGGATCGGTGCTGGACAGCCGACCACCTCGCCCGGCGAGGGCTGCCCCACAACGACAGATGTGTGCTATGTGACCAAACCACCGAGGACATGCACCACCTGTTCACTGCCTGCCCCTCCTCTCTTGGTGCCGATCGACTACCACGATACCAAGTCCAGACACACCATTCGCGGAATGGTGGATAGACACATGCACTTCATCACCCACGGCTCTACGGAAGGGACTCAGCTCCATCATCACTCTCACCGCATGTGCTATCTGGAAGCACCGATCAGTTGCAACCTTCCATCTCAAGTCTACTTTAATCCATTCGAGAAGACGCTCGCCTATGGGCTAGCGCCGGCGCCAACGGCTTGGCGAACTTGATCTCTGAGATATAGATTCTAGCGCTATGTAAAGGGGATGAGCAGCCCCTCCCCTAACTGCTCCGGCCACTTGAGCCCGCGCCGGCTTGTGTACGCGTGGCCAATGTCGGCACACCTCTCTGTATTTTTCACCCCctcctatcaatgaaatgatacgcaatTTTTGTGTATTCGTGAAAAAAAAGAACAGGGTCTCGCCGGCCAGCAGCTCCGCCATCACGTAGCACGCACCCAAGCGCCCACGTGTCCACGGCCTGGCCGTAGTGCCGGTTGCCTTGCAGCTGCTCCGGCGAGGTGTAAATCAGCGTGCCGACACAGCACTCCTCATACGGCACTCCGGCCGGCTTCGCCCGCATTGCCGACCCGAAGTCACCAACTTTGAGCCCGCCGATGATGCCGACCAGGACGCTCGCATGGCAATGTTTGTATGAGTGTTTTTGAATTGTTTGCATGGCAATTTGTTTTCTCGTGGAAATTCTTTAGGTAACCACCACAAAATATCATATACATGCTGACTCATGCTAGTTTTTCCATGTGCAAATTTATTTATAGACACCATGGCAAGCTTTTACTATTGGGGACATGGTTATTTTATCTTAGGTACCATGACATTTCTATTAGTTGGAGGATGTCATTTTTTTATGCGATTGAACACGCTGTGATAGTGGTGAGATGGCTTTTTTGGAATACAAAATTTTAAACCATGGTAATCTTAGAAGGAAAAAATTTTGCGGGATCAATTTTTGAAATTATTAGTCCATTCacacaatttttttttttgaaattccatgGCATTTTTTGGATGTGAGTTGGATATGACTGAACATGTTGTAAAGTGGTGCCCCCATGGCATTTTGGAATTTTATGTAGGAAGAAGAAATGGCAAAATTCACAATAGAGAGAAATTGTTTTGAAAACCTTTGGCAAATTTTGTAATTTTCCATGGAATTTTTGTAACAATAACATGGCAAAATTCATAACTTTTGCGTACTAAAAAATGGGAAAACCCTTGGCAACTTTTAGTAACTTGCCATGGAATTTGTGTAACAATAAATGGTAAAATTCATAATGGTGTGTGTACTCAAAACACATGGCATTGTTTTTCATATGTGCCACCTTGTTTGTTAGCATGGCAAGTTTTATATAAAACCATCTATGTTCACACGGCAagttcataaaagtttttgttACTGGGATGTATATCTATAGAATGGCATTTTTGTTTTGAAGAGCATGACATTTTTATTATTAGGAGCATGGCATTTGTATCATTAAGATCATGACGTTTTCTTTTATTAAGAGCATGGCAATTTAATCTATAGCATGGTCAATTATTATTTTTATTGGCATGTCATGTTCTATTTTTTGAATCGTGCAATATTCTTTGTGTGATTTCTTGTTTTTGGCAAATAAAATATTGGGCACGACAATTTTAATATTATTATTTTGCAGCAATTTTAATATTTGTATCATGGCATTTTTTAAAGTCATGGTATTTATATTATCTCGATCATGGCAATTTCCTTTTTTAAAAACATTTCAATTTTGAATCGCCCTTGATCATGGCAATTTCCTTTTGTTTTTATACATTTATTTTGAAATTTAACATGTATGACTTTATATGATGATATTTTCTATAGCCACCCTTTTGCAATCCAAACTGCCTCCTGGTTGCCCCTGGCGACTCCGGAGGCGTCCTCGCTGCCGCATCCAAACCTTCCCCACTAGCCATCCAGCCCCTCGTCACTGCCGGCGGAAGCCatcggagggcgacggcgacgggggagCACTCCCCCATCCCATCTTTTTATTTTTTGAATATCCCCCAATCCTCCCATCCCTTTGTCGCTTCCTCGCCATGAGACCCCTACGTCCCGATCTACAACAATTGGAGCGCGCCCAGTTCTTCACGTTGGAGTGGGATTGACTATGTGGGGCGCTCGCCACCGGCTAGGGGCGCGTCCCTGATTGCGGTGGCAGCTCCGTGTGCGGGCCGGTCTCTGGCCAGATCCGAACGGACTTGGCGCCGGGTGCCCGGTGTGCATCGGGCTCTTTGCTGGATCTTGACCGCGATGAGATGGTGCTAGACTTCCGCGCGTGCGGTGACCGGTCGGTGGTGCTGCGTTCCACAACTTGGTGGTGGTGATCCATATCCGATCGGACGGATGGTGGTGGCTGCAAACTATACTGCAGCGACTTCCTATGACTCCACGATGACGGTGGTCATCAAAAGGTCTATGGGAGGGGTCATCTCTCCTGATCCGATGGTTGACTTCACGGGTGAGATGCAAATTATGGATGTGGCTTGACACAAGAAATGGTGGTGCGGTGGTGGCGGCTGCATTGCATGTAGCGGTTGGGATCGGGGAAAGTGGTGGTGACAACACATGAGTAACTTCAGTGATGGTGCTACTCGAGCACCCGGTCTCGAGCTCCAAGGCGAAAGCCTAGGTCGGACCTGagtggttatacctggcaatgacgATGTTGTTATTACATCGTTACCTTGTTAAAGGCATTGCTCAGATATGCAAGGATTGATTTTTCAAGGTGGAAACCTAGATTCTCGCCTTGTGGTTGAATCTGACGGTGACGCTTGAGTAttgttcccttcctgaaggcgttgctgttaaAGAACCTCGTCGTCTATGTGATGTCATGAGATGGTTGGGGAGGATATGTTTattgttgtagtttgtcgatcATAGATCTAATCGCTTTGGGGATTTTCCCCCTCGCCTATGTATCGCTTTGCTCCTATATGACTTTACTAGTCGTGGATATGTTTTCGTGTGTGCGTGAGTTAGTGTGGTTGTGTGCATTCTAACTATGCAGCGTCCAGGTGCGTGTGCTCATTGTGTTATGAATGTtattgatgcttcattttgagcaaATAAAATACATCCTTTGTCGATTTTTAAAAACTAAAATAGTATTTTTGTTCACATTGCAACTAGTAGCTTTTGCTACATacattttttttgtgttttttagcTGTGTGCTATATATGAAATCCTAGAGGCATGATAGTTTATATATTTTTTCTAAATTTCTGAGCTTgtcaatttttctgttttttctgcaaTTTTTGTTTTTCTGTGATGtgcaatatttttttagaaaaatgtaCAGTACATTGTCAATTATATGTCATGATATTTTTCTGTGTTGTTTAATTTGTTAAAACTAGtcaatgtgtatgtgcaatgcacgttaatttgaaagtatattaagtgcatgtggatattaaATAGGAAATTATttacgtgttattatgtgattaacactatatttgtcatgaaattaactgcacgctaaacgtgttaagCGCTCGACATTGAAACAGTCTagatcgttggattgacatgatttgatggtcgagattaattggatctgcccatTTGAGTCTTtctatattggtatagatatagatatagatgagtTCCAAAATATCAGTTTTTAAGGTTTAATAGCGTCACCAAAAATGTTCTCTTTTGTGCCCAATGGAAGGCTGTACGTACAGGGGAGGGGTTCGCTGGGACTGGGAGGGACTTCCTCTACCGAATGTTTTCGTTCGCTGAAACCGAACGTTCCCCAGGGACATTTCATTTGTAAACGGAAACCCACGTGTCTTAAGGTtttccccacaaagaacaaaggtGAAATAATATTTCAATGGTGGTAGCCGATCCATTAATAGGTACAAACACAAATTTGCTTTTATAAATAGCAAGAGGGCAAAGTTGAAATACCGTTTCAATGGTAGGTGAATGTCCCAGCGAGATGACCACGGTGACTAACTATAGTGATGTTTAATTTATATAAAGTATGGTGTGTTCAGCTTAAGTACGGTTATGTTAATGGTACCAGGTGGAGAACCCGTGCCCGCCGAGGCGACTTCCCCTTCACGCCGTCGCCACCAGCATCCGGCGTGTACTTCTCCGTCATTTCCACACACTCCCTCCTCCTACTTAACCACCCCACCTGCACACGCCAGCCCCGCTCCTAATCCACTCGTAATATCCGCCTTAACCAAACACCACCTGGCTAAACACGCGGCCAGCAGTTTTGACCTCTGACCGTGTCACGGCGCTGCGAAATATCTACACCATGGAGATGGAGGCCTCGCCGGCGCCGACGAGCTCGCTGCGGCGCAGACTGCGGGCCACGGTGTGCTGCTGCTTCGGCTACGGCGGCCGGGCGCGGTGGGGCGGGCGGGACAGCCGCGGCGTCGGCAGGTACGACCCGCTCAGCTACGCGCTCAACTTCGACGAGGGccccgacgacagcgacgacgacgtcGACTACGACGACTTCAGCGACGGCGGCCTCCTCTACCGTagcttcccctcgccgccgccgccgctgcctcagcCGACCCGGGCGCGGACGTCGTCGATACCGCCGCCGCGGCCGGCCGTCGCGGCCGCGTAGATCTTTTGCTAGCTCGGTCATATGCTGTGTTCGGTGTGTCTCCGtttcatttccaagtttgctgcGTGTAACTAGATAAAAGATGTTGATCACGTTTACTATTGATGACGTTTCACCTTTCATTTGCATCGATAGATCAGTTAGTTTCTCCATGAGATCATAGCCAACCTGCACTGCTGCACCTACGATCTACATCACCGATCGATCACGTGGCTTGGCTAATTGATTTGGCGACCAATTCTAGTGTCAGAGAGCGCTTTCATTCTGACGGAGAGGGCGGGGAAGGCTACCAAGAAAAACAAGGGTATTCGATCACTCCTCCCATGAAAGCAGCGGGTGGGGAAATATATGTAGTCACTTGTCTTGTAGGGCGGAGAGACAAAGCGCAGAGCGGGGCAGCAAGGGTGGCGCCGCATAATTGGATTATGCTCTATTGATTCATTTTGGACGGCCGAAAGGACCGCATGACCACGACCCACCTACCCCCGCACCCACCACCGCCGCAGCCACCGCTCGCCGTGCTGCCTCCGACGAGGCGCCGCGCGGATCGCACCCCAACCTCCCCCATGCCGTACCTCATCAGATCCATGGGGATCCCgctgggggaggggaggggatacCGAGTGCCGCTCCCATTCGTCTTCCAGTCCTTCCCAGATCTGCTCCAACGGATCGATTCGGTCTCGCCGGAGGTCCTAGCGGCGACGAGGGAGATGCACTGGAGGGAAAGGGCGAGGAGGATCATGGACGACGCGCTCTCGTGGTCCCAATGCACTCGGGAAtggagggaggcggaggaggagctggATCCAGATGCAGGTCAGTACTCGGTCGAGCGGAGGTATGTTCAGGTTTGCAAGGATCACATCAACAGAGAGCTGCTGAATCTGGCCTGGAGAATCTACTTCGAGGGCACATGGGAAGAGAAGCGCAGGATGCCGCATCCTTCAGAATCGCCGATGCCGTTCGTCAACTAGGCGAGACAGGAAGGGAGATCAGAGGATCCGAGGAGGTAAGGGAGATGGAACTGCATCCTTGGCCTCATGCCGACCAAGGTtccaccggagccggagccggtGGATCCACTCCCGTACTTGTCGCCGGCGCCGGCAACTGATTGAAGTAGCAAAATCAGAAGAGCTTTGACCAGATTGCTGAAGACGAGGACACCTACTTGTCCTTCCACATTTGGATTACTGATCCTCTGGGTGATGCTCGCCATCCTGTAAGTTTCTCTGCTTATCACCGCAACCATCTCTGTAAGCACGGATCCAAGGGAGAGGAACTGCATACTGCCCCAGACCTGATGCTTCCAGTTAGAGAGCCTGGTCTGCCTGCCGTTCCCGTTCCTCACCAAGGTGTCGTTGCAGTAGAGGACACAGAAATGTTGGATGTGCAGGTAGCTGACCAAGGGCAAAATTCGCCACTCAACTCGGATGCTGCTAGACCTTTTGAATTGCTATGCGCCCCTGATGAAGGTTGGGATTATGATGTTGCTGGAGCTACATTCGTTTAGGCCAGGACTCCCCAGCGAGATGCGAGGCATAGGCGGGAAGCAACGGCTCTGCTAGTGTTGCAGCAATCCGGTGGATTCAATTTTCTTCAGAAAAGGAAGCATGTGCAAAAGCAGAGAGATAAAGCAGCTGACCAAGATGCCGACATGGCGGTGGTGGAATTCCACCGTCAGCTGTGGATGCCTATAAAAAGGGGCTTGGGTGCTATCCCTGGCAACCCTAGCCTCGCCTCCCCTTCCCCTTACCAAGATTCCATAGCCGCTGCCACCCTTCACCTCACCACAATGGCGGAGGGGGCGCGGACGAGGGCGCAACAAAGGGAAAGGAGGGAGGGGGATAATCTGGCCGACTGGTCTCAGGAGCAAGCGCAGATGCATCCCCTGATTGGGCCTCCACCGCAACAATTTTTTGGATATGGCTTCCAAGGTCCTCCGCCGTGGTGGGGTTTCCCAGGGGGATTCCCACACCCTTTCCAGCAACAGGCTTGGGGGGAGGGCCACAACAGCCATGGTTCGGCCCTCCTGCCCAAGGACCCCTACAAGGCCAAGGTGGTGTGGGTGATTCGATGCAGGCTGATCGAAGCAACTCCAGCAGACAGCAAGGGCCTGTTAGGAATCAGAGTAAAAACCCTCAACGCAAGAAACAGGATCAGGTACATAAAGCTATTTCAGCCTCCTCTACTGGTCTGATGTCGTATGCTCAGGTGATATGCTACAATTGTGGGGATCCATGCCACCACAAGGATAAGTGTGAAAAGCCAAAGAGCTGCATCATATGCAAGATGGTTACTCATGTGGTTGATGATTGCCCAGTCTGGAAGCAAGCCCACACATCTGCTAGATATGTGGGGAGTGCTGCCCAAGGACTTGGCTTTTACCACCTTGATGTACCTGATGTTAATGCACAACACCATGGAGCTCTGAAGAATGTAGGCATTGTGCTTATAGAATCTGGAGAGGTGACTAAGCAAGAATTAGCAGAGGAATTTGCTGATATTTACAAGACTAATTGGCCATGGCCCATCAATGCACTGGATGATTGGACCTTCTTAGTGAAATTCCCTCCAGAGATTGATGTTGCTCATGTTGCAGGTTAACCATGCTTTGGCCTAAAAAAAGACAATGTCATTGTCAATGTAGAGGTCTGGAAAGGCAATGTAGCGGCGGAGGATGATCTACAAGATGTCTGGCTTAAAATCAGGAAGATGAACCCCAAGTGGTGTGAGTGGACTATGCTTGATCAGATCACATCCACCCTAGGGGTGCTGCTGGATGTTGACTGGCAGCACAACTTCAAATCCTTCTATGAAACTGTTAGGGTGAAGATCTCCTGCAAGGACCCCACAAAAATCCCCACAGAAAGACTCTTTGGGATCAAAGGCAAGATCTACAGGCTGCTGATTGAGATTGAGCCAGCCTTGCCATATGCAGAGACAGTGATAGTAACCAACCCCTCTTTAgaccaatgttggggatatcgcttatcaggAACTTATCgttcgacccatgataaggggtaaatcggctaATTTATCAGCATATCGGCTGATTTATtgccatatcggctgatttatcggccaATTTATTTTATCAGTTAGACACTGGTAAGCGATAAACAGGCCGATTTATCGgtatatcggaagatatcttgaacagtgcttTAGACACAAACACTTCACTAGAGACTAGGTCAAAAGACAGTGCTTCTACTGATGGAAGATCTCAGCAGGGCTC encodes the following:
- the LOC123144034 gene encoding uncharacterized protein: MEMEASPAPTSSLRRRLRATVCCCFGYGGRARWGGRDSRGVGRYDPLSYALNFDEGPDDSDDDVDYDDFSDGGLLYRSFPSPPPPLPQPTRARTSSIPPPRPAVAAA